A single region of the Moorena sp. SIOASIH genome encodes:
- a CDS encoding Rne/Rng family ribonuclease, translating into MPKQIIIAEQHQLAAVFWEDQIQELVVATGNHQVGDIYLGIVENVLPGIDAAFVNIGDPDRNGFIHVTDLGPLRLKRRSGAITELLTPQQKVLVQVMKEPTGNKGPRLTGNISLPGRYLVLMPYGRGVNLSRRIKSESERNRLRALAILIKPSGMGVLVRTEAEGRAEEAIMEDLENLQRQWEAVQLEATSTRAPALLNRDDDFIQRVLRDMYTADVNRIVVDSSTAVKRVKQHLLSWSGGQAPEGVLIDHHRDRMPILGYFRVNAAIREALKPRVDLPSGGYIIIEPTEALTVIDVNSGSFTRSATARETVLWTNCEAATEIARQLRLRNLAGVIVVDFIDMDTRRDQLQVLEHFNQALKEDKARPQIAQLSELGLVELTRKRQGQNIYELFGKTCATCGGLGHLVHLPGEVEAEALETLAPIPLPTERSIPEFPEPVDLSPENDNELDLLNHPSYQERGAVNNRRRRRRRIDDPVIREEPITRGVNRVISVSSNFDAITEPEVSSSGVEKPQLVKFAQEKEPPELVRVEMSPEEQDVYALMGISPILHLDREVKDPRSAIISVLLPGEKIEDNEEELSNTTTDSTTDSTNSQSSIDDQLELDESDLVQSTAATPIPETGSDQLSTTNGTINSPPIVRRRRRRSSALDK; encoded by the coding sequence ATGCCAAAGCAAATTATTATTGCAGAGCAACATCAACTTGCTGCTGTATTTTGGGAAGATCAAATTCAAGAACTAGTAGTTGCCACCGGTAATCACCAGGTCGGTGATATTTATCTCGGCATTGTAGAAAATGTATTACCGGGTATTGATGCAGCATTTGTCAACATTGGGGATCCTGATCGCAATGGTTTTATTCATGTGACAGACCTAGGACCATTGCGCTTGAAACGCCGCTCTGGTGCGATCACCGAACTGCTGACTCCCCAGCAGAAGGTGTTGGTGCAAGTGATGAAAGAACCGACTGGTAACAAAGGGCCAAGGCTCACAGGTAATATTAGCTTACCCGGTCGCTATTTGGTGTTGATGCCTTATGGCCGAGGAGTGAACTTGTCTCGGCGGATTAAGAGCGAAAGTGAACGCAATCGCCTCAGAGCTCTAGCAATTCTAATCAAACCATCGGGCATGGGAGTGCTGGTGCGCACCGAAGCCGAAGGCAGAGCCGAAGAAGCCATTATGGAAGACTTGGAAAACCTGCAAAGACAATGGGAAGCTGTCCAGCTCGAAGCAACGTCTACCAGAGCACCAGCCCTACTTAATCGGGATGATGATTTTATTCAGCGTGTCCTCCGGGATATGTACACTGCTGATGTTAATCGGATTGTGGTGGATTCTAGTACTGCAGTCAAACGGGTTAAACAACATTTGTTGAGCTGGAGCGGAGGTCAAGCACCAGAGGGGGTCTTGATTGACCATCACCGCGATCGCATGCCAATTTTGGGATATTTCCGGGTCAATGCTGCAATTCGAGAAGCCCTCAAGCCAAGAGTAGATTTACCCTCTGGTGGCTACATTATCATTGAACCTACCGAAGCTTTAACTGTAATTGATGTGAACTCTGGTTCCTTTACCCGCTCAGCTACAGCACGGGAAACGGTTCTGTGGACTAACTGTGAGGCAGCAACAGAAATTGCCCGGCAGCTGCGCCTACGTAACCTAGCTGGGGTGATCGTTGTTGACTTTATTGATATGGACACTAGGCGGGATCAGTTGCAGGTTCTCGAACACTTCAATCAAGCCTTAAAAGAGGACAAAGCCCGACCCCAGATTGCCCAGCTTTCGGAACTTGGCTTAGTTGAACTGACTCGCAAGCGCCAAGGGCAAAATATTTACGAGTTGTTTGGTAAAACCTGTGCTACCTGTGGCGGGTTAGGACATCTGGTACATCTTCCCGGTGAAGTGGAAGCAGAAGCACTAGAGACCTTAGCACCGATCCCGTTACCGACGGAGCGAAGCATTCCAGAGTTCCCCGAACCCGTAGACTTATCTCCTGAGAATGATAATGAGTTGGACTTGCTCAATCACCCCAGTTATCAGGAACGGGGAGCGGTAAATAATCGCCGCCGCCGCCGCCGTCGTATTGATGACCCCGTGATTAGGGAAGAACCAATTACTAGGGGAGTCAACAGGGTGATCTCTGTCTCATCCAACTTTGATGCCATCACAGAACCCGAGGTATCCAGCTCAGGAGTAGAAAAACCTCAGCTAGTCAAATTTGCTCAAGAAAAGGAACCACCAGAATTGGTCAGGGTTGAAATGAGCCCAGAAGAACAAGATGTTTATGCGTTAATGGGCATTTCCCCTATACTACATTTAGACCGAGAGGTCAAAGATCCTAGGTCAGCAATTATCTCAGTGTTACTGCCGGGAGAAAAAATCGAGGATAATGAAGAAGAATTATCCAATACAACTACCGATTCAACTACCGATTCAACTAATAGTCAATCCTCCATCGACGATCAGCTAGAGTTAGACGAATCGGACTTGGTGCAATCTACTGCTGCCACACCAATTCCAGAAACTGGATCTGATCAACTCAGTACTACCAATGGCACCATTAATAGTCCCCCCATAGTGCGCCGCCGCCGTCGCCGTTCTTCAGCATTGGATAAATGA
- a CDS encoding ribonuclease HII has protein sequence MTTDKVTEVCELPDQSDTPSLVAGVDEVGRGALFGPVVAAAVILPVSVLPQLALAGVKDSKQLSRKRRQRLSEEIQGLALDWTIGYSTSAEIDQLNILQASLLAMKRAVLKLKVKPDLCLIDGLHGLPDLPIPQQNMVKGDQRSLKIAAASIVAKVWRDDLIIRLAAKYSEYDLTANMGYGTKKHRLALQKYGPCRLHRMSFSPCSQANKQLN, from the coding sequence ATGACAACCGACAAAGTCACTGAAGTGTGTGAGTTACCGGATCAATCCGATACTCCCTCTTTAGTGGCTGGGGTAGATGAAGTAGGGCGAGGTGCCTTATTTGGTCCAGTTGTGGCAGCAGCAGTGATTTTACCTGTATCTGTCTTGCCACAACTGGCTCTAGCTGGCGTTAAAGATAGTAAACAGTTGTCCCGGAAGCGACGTCAAAGGCTGTCTGAAGAAATTCAGGGATTGGCACTGGATTGGACTATTGGTTATTCCACTAGTGCAGAAATTGACCAGCTCAATATCTTACAGGCTTCATTGTTAGCTATGAAACGGGCTGTGCTTAAATTAAAAGTTAAGCCCGATCTTTGTCTGATTGATGGGTTACACGGGTTGCCAGATTTACCCATACCACAACAGAATATGGTAAAGGGGGATCAGCGATCGCTAAAGATTGCAGCAGCCAGTATTGTAGCCAAGGTGTGGCGTGATGATTTAATCATTCGTCTAGCTGCCAAGTATTCAGAGTATGATTTGACAGCCAACATGGGCTATGGTACCAAAAAGCATCGGTTAGCACTGCAAAAATACGGACCATGTCGGCTGCATCGCATGTCCTTTAGTCCCTGTAGCCAGGCAAATAAACAATTAAATTAA
- the rppA gene encoding two-component system response regulator RppA, translated as MRILLVDDEIELTDPLSRVLTREGYTVDVAYNGASGNELASQGAYDLLILDWMLPHISGLEICQQMRSHDTTTPVLFLTAKDTVDDRVMGLDAGADDYLVKPFELRELLARVRALLRRSAATDANPSQRLQVGQIELDLNNQIAYRHGRPIELSEKESQLLAYFMSHVGILLSHKQIYQHLWPSEEIPKSNNLAALVRLLRRKIEVQGSVPLIHTVYGKGYRFG; from the coding sequence ATGCGTATCCTTTTAGTAGATGATGAAATTGAGCTGACTGACCCCCTGTCTCGGGTATTAACTCGTGAAGGTTACACTGTAGATGTGGCTTATAATGGGGCGTCAGGAAATGAGTTAGCATCCCAAGGGGCTTATGACTTGTTAATCTTAGACTGGATGCTACCGCACATTTCTGGGTTAGAAATTTGCCAACAAATGCGATCGCATGACACCACTACCCCAGTTCTTTTTCTAACCGCTAAGGACACTGTAGATGACCGAGTCATGGGATTAGATGCTGGTGCTGATGACTATCTAGTTAAACCATTTGAACTGCGGGAGTTACTCGCTAGAGTCCGGGCTCTGCTTCGGCGTTCTGCTGCGACTGATGCCAATCCCAGCCAGCGGTTACAGGTTGGACAAATAGAATTAGACCTAAACAATCAAATTGCTTATCGCCACGGACGCCCAATTGAGCTATCGGAAAAAGAAAGCCAACTGCTAGCGTACTTCATGAGCCATGTTGGTATATTATTATCCCACAAGCAAATTTATCAACATTTGTGGCCATCCGAGGAAATCCCAAAAAGTAACAATTTAGCTGCTCTAGTTCGTTTGTTACGCCGCAAAATCGAAGTTCAGGGTTCCGTCCCCCTGATCCATACAGTTTATGGTAAGGGTTATCGGTTTGGTTGA
- a CDS encoding dihydroneopterin aldolase produces the protein MTQLTDITSIKVNDFGSIKQDSYVEALLEIKNLRLRTIIGFNDWERKTKQDVVINIKAGFTPGNSTKSDWP, from the coding sequence ATGACACAACTTACTGATATCACATCAATAAAAGTTAATGATTTCGGAAGTATAAAACAAGACAGTTATGTTGAAGCGCTGCTGGAAATAAAAAATTTAAGACTCAGGACGATAATTGGCTTTAATGACTGGGAAAGAAAAACTAAACAAGATGTAGTGATTAATATTAAGGCTGGCTTTACCCCTGGAAATTCTACAAAAAGCGATTGGCCGTAG
- the hisG gene encoding ATP phosphoribosyltransferase: MITIALPKGALLKDSIKLLQSVGLDFSAFLDSSNRQLQIQDPSQTAQALLVRAQDVPVYVEYGQAQLGIVGYDVLREKTPAVATLGDLHFGYCRMSLAVRAASSYLSPLDLPAHGRVASKFVHCAREYFNNLDLPVEIIPLYGSVELGPITGMSEAIVDLVSTGRTLKENGLIEIDILYESTARLIAHPISYRLNIDGMNNLIEQIRDLTKVSPESLVS, encoded by the coding sequence ATGATTACCATCGCATTACCCAAAGGCGCACTCCTAAAAGACAGCATCAAGCTACTGCAATCCGTTGGCTTAGACTTTAGTGCCTTCCTAGACTCCTCCAACCGCCAACTCCAGATTCAAGACCCCAGTCAAACTGCTCAAGCTCTACTGGTACGAGCTCAAGATGTACCGGTTTACGTGGAATATGGTCAAGCTCAGTTGGGGATAGTTGGTTACGATGTGCTACGGGAAAAAACCCCGGCAGTGGCTACCTTAGGTGACTTACACTTTGGTTATTGTCGGATGTCATTGGCAGTTCGTGCAGCTAGCTCTTATCTAAGCCCTTTGGATTTGCCAGCTCATGGTCGCGTAGCCTCCAAGTTTGTTCACTGTGCTCGGGAATATTTCAATAACCTGGATTTGCCAGTAGAAATTATCCCGCTCTACGGTTCTGTTGAACTTGGTCCGATTACCGGGATGTCGGAGGCAATTGTGGATTTGGTGTCCACAGGTCGTACCTTGAAAGAGAATGGCTTGATTGAAATTGACATTTTGTATGAGAGTACAGCACGACTGATTGCCCATCCCATCAGTTATCGCCTCAATATTGATGGTATGAACAATTTGATTGAGCAGATTCGAGACTTGACTAAGGTCAGCCCTGAGTCTTTAGTGAGTTAG
- a CDS encoding DUF1350 family protein — protein MDWQEISGNWVLIPNRPTGIIHFLGGAFIATAPQVTYRLLLEKLADQRYAVIATPFVNTLDHIAIARDVLNRFETTLNRLQVTNVFRKRYLPIYGIGHSMGCKLHLLIGSLFSVERAGNILISYNNYSADRAIPFVEQLNLNPVFQVEFTPSPQETNYLITQRYQIQRNLLIKFTDDEIDQSVSLTQALQKRFPNMVALQRIPGNHLTPLGQDVTLNPGSVFTPLDAVGQWVKQEVYRDLNRLQREILRWLNPLAVA, from the coding sequence ATGGACTGGCAAGAGATATCTGGTAACTGGGTTTTAATCCCCAATCGTCCCACTGGGATAATCCATTTCCTGGGTGGGGCGTTTATTGCGACAGCTCCCCAAGTAACCTACCGATTGTTACTGGAAAAATTAGCAGATCAACGGTATGCAGTGATTGCGACACCGTTTGTGAATACCCTCGACCATATTGCGATCGCACGAGATGTACTCAACCGCTTCGAGACTACTCTCAATCGTTTACAGGTAACCAATGTTTTCCGGAAACGGTATCTACCCATCTATGGTATCGGCCACAGCATGGGGTGCAAACTACACTTGTTGATTGGCAGCCTCTTCAGTGTAGAACGAGCTGGTAATATCTTGATTTCCTATAACAACTATTCCGCTGACCGTGCTATCCCCTTTGTGGAACAGTTAAACCTCAATCCTGTCTTTCAGGTTGAGTTTACTCCTTCACCCCAAGAAACTAACTATCTGATTACTCAACGCTATCAAATCCAGCGTAATTTACTGATTAAATTCACTGATGACGAGATTGACCAAAGTGTTAGCTTGACCCAAGCCTTACAGAAACGTTTTCCAAATATGGTTGCTCTACAGCGGATACCAGGAAATCACTTAACACCTTTAGGGCAAGATGTCACCTTAAACCCAGGATCAGTGTTTACCCCATTGGATGCCGTAGGTCAGTGGGTCAAGCAAGAAGTCTATCGCGATTTAAATCGGTTGCAACGAGAAATTTTGCGATGGTTAAATCCTCTAGCAGTGGCCTAA
- a CDS encoding serine/threonine-protein kinase, with protein sequence MFINPRGWFGKIIPSHTPTQYTDISTNKDTLSQHNTPLNPARLGFLLAVFFPLFGAISTARDWEGVQRMERQTQAWFFQLRGPVTPPDNIVILAIDEESLNLNQSYYNDETQALTDLELIKSWPWKRAAYATAIERVMAAGARSVAVSLVLDSPSSYGEADDQRLRQVLQNYGERVTLAAMYETYETVEGETIKLVKPNSLFETPQLSVGSINYPVEPDGRIYSLANQYPKVWAKNNPELAETSNQLIFTVPSFNEATLAKRPRYAKAAAQDSGLRTKPKSENIFFYGSDVFPSIPFWYVLDDNRWHTRLEDGKYFQDKIVLIGATASSLPDFHRTPVSDRMAGVEINANAIATLLEGRAIVQAIPNPIHRGVLIFLGVTVVRYLFSRIKRWQVCLGWTVLGVITWGGISYLFFVYEGLILPTAVPLVSMTLSGIFCSAMGAIQDLKNKQQLRQTLKHYVSAPIVQEIISGQDDLRNLLEEREQELLATKLSGRYQIIKRLSAGGFGETFIAEDTQRPGNPTCVVKQLKPASNNPQHWQLARRLFQTEAEILEKLGKHHQIPELLAYFDENQEFYLVEEFINGHPLSNELLPKPLPEANVIGIVVDILQVLQFVHSHSVIHRDIKPDNLIRRKSDQKLVLIDFGAVKEITNQLHPRRNLTKFTVGIGTKGYMPNEQAVGSPRFNSDIYATGMIAVRSLTGITPSKLPTDPITGEVIWLDKAQVSPELATVVNKMVRYSFRSRYQSAQEVLEALKPLTKTLATFSFSSPKSSVALESEASTVPAPQETMVDSDCSSSQKTVPLSESTTVLEEETIPDSDCSSSQKTVPLSESTTVLESDQTLS encoded by the coding sequence ATGTTTATTAATCCTAGGGGGTGGTTCGGGAAGATTATTCCTTCCCATACACCAACTCAGTATACAGATATTTCTACAAATAAAGATACATTATCACAGCATAACACTCCGTTAAATCCAGCTAGATTAGGTTTTCTACTAGCTGTTTTTTTTCCCCTATTCGGAGCAATTTCAACGGCTCGGGATTGGGAGGGAGTGCAACGGATGGAAAGACAAACCCAAGCTTGGTTTTTCCAACTTAGGGGTCCGGTGACTCCCCCAGACAATATAGTGATTTTGGCAATTGATGAGGAGTCTCTGAATTTAAATCAATCCTATTATAATGATGAGACTCAAGCACTAACTGATTTAGAACTTATCAAAAGCTGGCCCTGGAAACGAGCTGCTTATGCTACAGCGATTGAGCGTGTGATGGCTGCTGGAGCTAGGTCTGTCGCGGTTAGTCTTGTGTTAGATAGTCCCAGTAGTTACGGTGAGGCAGATGATCAACGGTTGAGACAGGTGCTCCAAAACTATGGCGAAAGGGTTACTCTGGCCGCTATGTATGAGACTTACGAAACTGTTGAAGGTGAGACTATCAAGCTAGTTAAGCCAAATTCTTTGTTTGAGACACCCCAGCTATCTGTAGGTTCGATTAATTATCCCGTTGAGCCGGATGGCAGAATCTATAGTCTAGCCAATCAGTATCCCAAAGTTTGGGCTAAGAATAATCCAGAATTGGCAGAAACATCTAATCAGCTGATTTTTACAGTACCTTCCTTTAACGAGGCTACCTTGGCCAAAAGGCCACGCTACGCGAAGGCAGCTGCTCAAGACTCAGGACTGAGGACGAAACCCAAATCAGAGAATATTTTCTTCTACGGTTCGGATGTATTTCCATCTATTCCCTTCTGGTATGTCTTAGACGATAATCGCTGGCACACTCGCCTAGAAGATGGTAAGTATTTCCAAGACAAGATTGTGTTAATTGGAGCAACTGCTAGCTCATTACCAGATTTTCATCGCACTCCTGTGTCCGACAGAATGGCTGGGGTGGAAATTAATGCTAATGCGATCGCAACACTACTCGAAGGTCGTGCCATTGTCCAAGCAATTCCCAATCCTATCCACAGAGGAGTGTTGATCTTCTTAGGGGTTACTGTCGTCAGGTACTTATTCAGTCGGATTAAGCGATGGCAAGTTTGCCTAGGCTGGACAGTGCTCGGGGTAATCACTTGGGGAGGAATCAGTTATCTATTTTTCGTGTATGAGGGGCTAATTTTACCTACAGCAGTGCCTTTAGTTAGCATGACTCTCAGTGGTATTTTCTGTAGCGCTATGGGAGCAATTCAAGACCTGAAGAACAAACAGCAACTACGCCAAACTCTTAAACATTACGTTTCTGCGCCCATTGTCCAAGAAATTATCTCTGGACAGGATGATTTAAGGAATTTGCTGGAGGAGAGGGAACAGGAACTATTAGCGACTAAGTTAAGTGGACGCTATCAAATCATCAAACGACTTAGTGCCGGAGGATTTGGCGAAACCTTTATTGCTGAAGACACCCAGCGACCGGGAAATCCGACCTGTGTGGTCAAGCAGCTCAAACCTGCTAGCAATAATCCTCAACACTGGCAACTGGCTCGACGGTTATTTCAAACGGAAGCAGAAATTCTGGAAAAGTTGGGCAAACATCACCAAATCCCTGAGCTGTTAGCCTATTTTGATGAAAATCAAGAATTTTATCTAGTTGAAGAGTTCATTAATGGTCATCCTCTCAGCAATGAGTTACTACCGAAACCTCTTCCTGAAGCCAACGTCATTGGGATAGTGGTAGATATTCTACAGGTATTGCAGTTTGTCCATAGTCACAGTGTGATTCACCGAGATATTAAACCTGATAATCTAATTCGGCGCAAATCAGATCAGAAGCTGGTGCTAATTGACTTTGGCGCTGTTAAAGAAATTACTAATCAATTGCATCCAAGACGAAATTTGACTAAGTTCACGGTGGGCATTGGTACTAAAGGTTATATGCCTAATGAACAAGCTGTGGGTAGTCCAAGATTTAACAGTGATATTTATGCCACAGGTATGATTGCTGTGCGATCGCTTACTGGCATAACTCCTAGCAAATTACCCACAGATCCCATAACTGGAGAAGTAATTTGGCTCGATAAGGCACAGGTCAGTCCTGAATTAGCTACAGTGGTCAACAAAATGGTGCGCTATAGCTTCCGAAGTCGCTATCAGTCGGCTCAGGAGGTATTAGAAGCACTGAAACCTTTAACCAAAACCTTGGCAACATTCTCGTTTAGTAGCCCTAAGTCATCCGTAGCGCTAGAATCTGAGGCTTCCACCGTGCCAGCACCACAGGAAACCATGGTCGATAGTGACTGTTCCAGTTCACAGAAAACTGTTCCGTTGTCGGAATCTACCACAGTGCTAGAGGAGGAAACCATCCCCGATAGTGATTGTTCCAGTTCACAGAAAACTGTTCCGTTGTCGGAATCTACCACAGTGCTAGAGTCTGACCAAACCTTATCCTAG